TGACGATTCCAGCCATGAGCAAGTCGTCGAGCACCTCGCCCGAATCGCCGAGGAGTCTGACGTCACCTACGTGACCTCAGGCTATCCTTTCCTCAATCAGCGACTCCTGTCCGATCTGCTGCTGAAATCCAGATGTGACGTGAACGTCTACCCCTTCTACTCGCCATTCCAGCTCCTACTCATGGCCTTCGACATCGACCTGACGGCAGACCTGCATCTCGTCGATGCGAAGACCTGGGGACCCTCGATCGGTGACCGCGGGGCGCACCTGGTCATCACCGGGGTGCACAACGGCGTCGCCACCCGCAAAGTGGCCGACCGGCTTGCGTCCCTGTACTCGCCCGACCATGAGATCGTCCTTGCCACTCACCTAGCGGACGGCGGATTCTCGCTTTCCATGTCCACGGTCGGTGCCCTCAAGGAGACCTGCGTCTTGGGCGACGTGACGGTCTACATCGGCCCTTGGCGTCTGGCGCCCCCCACCGGTTTCTCGGAGCTGGTGCGCATCATCGAGCAGCTACGCGGGCCGGAGGGCTGTGCGTGGGATCGGGAGCAAGACCACATGTCGCTGCGCCGCCACCTGATCGAGGAAGCCCACGAGACCGTGGCCGCCATCGAGTCTGAGGACCCAGCGAAGCTCGCCGATGAGCTCGGCGACGTGCTGCTCCAGGTCGTGCTGCACGCACAGATCGCTTCCGAGAGGGGCGACTTCACCATGAACGATGTCGTCGACTCGATCGTCGATAAGATCCGGAGGCGCCATCCGCACGTGTTCGGTGATACGGTCGCCGAGACATCGCAGCAGGTCACAGCGAACTGGGACGCGATCAAGCGCAGCGAATCCTCGGCAGGGCTGCTCGACGAGATCCCGCGCTCCATGCCAGCCCTGATGCTCGCGCAGAAGATGTCGCGCCGGGTCGTGGGCGTCGGGTTCGAGTGGGCTACAGT
This genomic interval from Actinomycetota bacterium contains the following:
- the mazG gene encoding nucleoside triphosphate pyrophosphohydrolase: MGSITIVGSGIDAGNGMSSATLDRLRCADKVIVSGADDSIDAALQQAGIAHLSLADLADHDDSSHEQVVEHLARIAEESDVTYVTSGYPFLNQRLLSDLLLKSRCDVNVYPFYSPFQLLLMAFDIDLTADLHLVDAKTWGPSIGDRGAHLVITGVHNGVATRKVADRLASLYSPDHEIVLATHLADGGFSLSMSTVGALKETCVLGDVTVYIGPWRLAPPTGFSELVRIIEQLRGPEGCAWDREQDHMSLRRHLIEEAHETVAAIESEDPAKLADELGDVLLQVVLHAQIASERGDFTMNDVVDSIVDKIRRRHPHVFGDTVAETSQQVTANWDAIKRSESSAGLLDEIPRSMPALMLAQKMSRRVVGVGFEWATVDDVWAKVHEEIDEVKAAPPGSPQVREEIGDLLFTIVNLARKHGIEAEDALKESCSKFTGRWQHVEAAVRSAGMNLEDMSSEELEGFWLDAKRSSRQSTEG